One Phoenix dactylifera cultivar Barhee BC4 unplaced genomic scaffold, palm_55x_up_171113_PBpolish2nd_filt_p 000089F, whole genome shotgun sequence DNA window includes the following coding sequences:
- the LOC103713537 gene encoding metacaspase-5-like has protein sequence MGKKALLVGCNYPGTKAELKGCINDVRRMHRCLVDRYGFAEEDIAVLIDTDESYPQPTGANIRRAVAQLVASARPGDFLFFHYSGHGTRLPAETGDDDDTGYDECIVPCDMNLITDDDFREFVDKVPEGCRITIVSDSCHSGGLIDESKEQIGESTRKEEESSDSGFSFKGFLKQQVHEAFESRGIHIPHEGHHHHRHHEAEDDEDRQYSEHGRIKNRSLPLSTLIEILKQKTGKQDIDVGNLRPTLFDVFGEDASPKVKKFMKVIMNKLQKGQAGEGGGFMSMVGNLAQDFLKHKLEENNEDYVKPAMTTEVYSTQEVYAGANKRGLPDNGILISGCQTDQTSADANSPSGAYGALSHAIQTILAEADGEISNQELVMRARKMLAKQGFTQQPGLYCSDDNVDVSFVC, from the exons ATGGGGAAGAAGGCTTTGCTGGTGGGGTGCAACTACCCGGGGACGAAGGCGGAGTTGAAGGGTTGCATCAACGACGTGCGGCGGATGCATCGCTGCCTGGTGGATCGCTACGGCTTCGCGGAGGAGGACATCGCCGTCCTCATCGACACCGACGAGTCCTACCCCCAGCCCACGGGAGCCAACATCCGCCGCGCCGTCGCCCAGCTCGTCGCCTCCGCCCGCCCGGgcgacttcctcttcttccactaCAGCGGCCACGGCACCCGCCTCCCTGCCGAGACCGGCGACGACGACGACACCGGCTACGACGAGTGCATCGTCCCCTGCGACATGAACCTCATCACCG ATGATGATTTCAGAGAGTTTGTTGACAAAGTCCCGGAGGGCTGCCGGATCACCATTGTGTCGGATTCCTGCCACAGCGGTGGCCTGATTGATGAATCAAAGGAGCAAATAGGAGAGAGCAccagaaaagaggaagaaagttcTGATTCTGGCTTTAGCTTCAAGGGCTTCTTGAAACAACAAGTCCATGAGGCCTTCGAGTCCCGTGGTATCCACATCCCTCATGAAGGCCATCACCACCACCGCCACCATGAAGCCGAGGATGATGAGGACAGACAGTATAGTGAGCATGGTCGCATAAAGAAccgctccctccctctctccacaTTGATTGAGATCCTGAAGCAGAAGACAGGCAAGCAAGACATTGATGTGGGGAACCTTAGGCCAACCCTGTTTGATGTCTTTGGCGAGGATGCAAGCCCTAAGGTGAAGAAGTTCATGAAGGTCATCatgaacaagctccaaaagggGCAAGCCGGCGAAGGCGGTGGATTCATGAGCATGGTTGGCAACCTGGCACAGGACTTTCTGAAGCATAAGCTGGAGGAGAATAATGAAGACTATGTGAAGCCAGCAATGACGACCGAGGTCTACAGCACTCAAGAAGTttatgcaggagcgaataagcGGGGACTTCCCGATAATGGGATTCTGATCAGTGGTTGCCAGACAGACCAGACATCAGCGGATGCGAATAGCCCGAGTGGAGCTTATGGAGCTCTCAGCCATGCTATTCAGACAATTCTTGCAGAGGCTGATGGTGAAATCTCGAATCAGGAACTCGTTATGAGGGCTCGCAAGATGCTGGCCAAGCAAGGATTCACGCAGCAGCCCGGTCTGTACTGCAGTGATGATAATGTTGATGTTTCCTTTGTCTGCTGA